One stretch of Bremerella cremea DNA includes these proteins:
- a CDS encoding DUF5682 family protein, whose protein sequence is MSGEDLRQPLENLAACQTPHLIGVRHHSAALARAMPALLEAIRPEAILLEMPPDFAAWISHLGHPEMTAPVALAACHRAELTSFYPLADFSPELVAIRWAARHAVPIIPCDLDLARMQTADRFVPASEDPSEATTQLQDVIMDRHEARDFGELWDKIVETPAMGSPPEAIRRAALYFGWLSRSSRSLSAADAHREQAMRAAITKAPSHSVAIVGAFHAAALLPEPLLWSPPEPFSKEAEQYCATIETSTSLIPYTFAQLDSRSGYPAGVYDPIWHQTMLQATNASEANALVSDLAVRLSRQLRHAGYVAGSPEAMEVVRVAIDLSRLRGQAAPGRGEFLEAIQTTLVQGDLLGRGRAVATAAQHVLVGTQRGKLAPGTPRSGLAPHVEETISRLRLPGPDCLEEEARELRLDPLRSKLDRARAVLFRRLNLLGIPYATRTDTSGIGLRENLTEVWQVRWTHGTSATVEAAAIYGVTLLQAAESALRKIGGEEEPDASGRLHPTVTLRRLFAAAECGLPAAAKQYLQTLDGHFLHAASTPQLIEAASLIGRLAAGHFSGLPLLEEDAAPPDVQPLTVSANLLNSIPFLETAIRSADGLRGSDDPADVVALTELIALIHATDENDSPQLAAVSLGPALRSLLYRLRKEGSARMQGAAWGGLAITGEANTEQLSQALSSWYDAASHYDGRQHLRSRLQGLLVPLLPLIEAEASWLDGLQVRLEASDDSEFLTRLPALRAGFDSVSPNERARLLTERLEILEPDGPGNIRRMLLEDPLAMAAASSTDRVGREAISRLIPDFVMHEPGKHDAYARPVTVSEPPGQISLADRWRLVLGVQGTTGKKSQRVASTLDELYGGAVRPGRGYHDDLVPSNRGGTEKATPTAREWLHELSGLFGKDLCEEIAAEAATGNRPALLEHLDGDQVRPSVALLEQVLSLKGALPESELALLRQLARKITQRLAQQLANRLRPALNGLSTARSTRRKQRKVDFPRTIRENLATAYRRENGSIALAPRRMSFRAPSRKQMDWHLIFVVDVSGSMEPSVIYSALMGAIFSALPAIDVRFFAFSTEVIDLSDQVDDPLSLLMEVQVGGGTHIGLGLRAASEAVKNPSRTIVVLVSDFEEGVSIGRMLGEAATLVESGVKLLGLAALDDEANPRYHAGNASALAGAGMSVAAVTPERLAQWVGDQIRGANA, encoded by the coding sequence ATGTCAGGGGAAGATCTACGTCAGCCGTTAGAAAATCTCGCCGCCTGCCAAACGCCGCACCTGATTGGTGTTCGTCACCACTCGGCCGCTTTGGCTCGCGCGATGCCAGCGCTGCTCGAAGCAATTCGTCCCGAGGCGATCTTGCTAGAGATGCCGCCAGATTTCGCGGCTTGGATTTCCCACCTTGGTCACCCAGAAATGACCGCGCCAGTGGCACTTGCTGCCTGCCATCGAGCCGAGCTTACTTCCTTCTACCCGCTCGCGGATTTCTCCCCCGAATTGGTTGCGATTCGCTGGGCAGCGCGGCATGCGGTGCCGATCATTCCTTGCGATCTTGACCTCGCCAGAATGCAAACCGCCGATCGGTTTGTTCCTGCATCTGAAGATCCATCAGAAGCCACAACACAACTGCAAGACGTCATCATGGATCGGCACGAGGCCCGTGACTTTGGCGAGTTGTGGGATAAGATTGTCGAAACCCCGGCGATGGGCAGCCCTCCCGAAGCCATTCGACGAGCGGCTCTCTATTTCGGTTGGCTCAGTCGTTCGTCCCGTTCACTTTCCGCTGCCGATGCCCATCGTGAACAGGCAATGCGAGCAGCGATTACCAAAGCGCCGTCCCACTCGGTGGCGATTGTGGGGGCGTTTCATGCGGCCGCGTTGCTCCCGGAACCCCTTCTCTGGTCTCCTCCCGAGCCATTCTCGAAAGAAGCAGAACAGTATTGCGCCACGATAGAAACTTCAACCTCACTCATCCCGTACACCTTCGCACAACTTGACTCGCGCAGTGGATACCCGGCTGGCGTCTACGATCCTATTTGGCATCAAACGATGCTCCAAGCGACCAATGCCAGCGAGGCCAACGCGTTAGTCTCGGATTTGGCAGTGCGACTTAGCCGCCAACTACGTCACGCCGGCTACGTTGCCGGTTCGCCGGAAGCCATGGAAGTGGTTCGCGTAGCGATCGATTTAAGCCGCCTTCGCGGGCAAGCAGCACCCGGACGAGGCGAGTTTTTGGAAGCGATCCAAACCACGCTCGTGCAAGGAGACCTACTCGGCCGCGGCCGGGCCGTCGCTACCGCCGCTCAGCATGTCTTGGTAGGAACGCAGCGGGGCAAGCTGGCCCCAGGGACACCGCGCAGCGGGCTCGCTCCACACGTCGAAGAAACAATATCACGCTTGAGACTACCTGGCCCTGATTGCTTAGAGGAGGAAGCCCGCGAACTGCGACTAGACCCGCTGCGTTCCAAACTCGATCGTGCCCGAGCGGTGCTCTTTCGGCGATTGAATTTGCTTGGAATTCCGTATGCCACACGAACCGACACGAGCGGTATCGGCCTCCGCGAAAACCTGACCGAAGTCTGGCAGGTTCGCTGGACTCACGGAACCTCTGCCACCGTAGAAGCCGCCGCGATCTATGGCGTCACGTTGCTGCAAGCTGCGGAATCGGCCTTACGCAAAATCGGGGGCGAAGAAGAGCCCGACGCCAGTGGTCGCCTCCATCCCACGGTCACCCTCAGACGTTTGTTTGCCGCCGCAGAGTGTGGCCTGCCAGCCGCCGCCAAGCAGTACCTCCAAACGCTAGACGGACACTTTTTACATGCCGCCTCGACGCCCCAGTTGATCGAAGCCGCCTCGCTTATCGGGCGATTGGCGGCAGGGCATTTTAGTGGCCTACCTCTTCTCGAAGAAGATGCCGCCCCGCCAGATGTTCAACCGTTGACCGTTTCCGCCAATCTATTGAACAGTATTCCCTTTCTGGAAACGGCCATACGCAGCGCCGACGGGTTGCGTGGGTCGGATGACCCGGCCGATGTCGTCGCCCTCACCGAACTGATTGCACTGATCCATGCGACCGACGAAAACGATTCGCCGCAGCTAGCCGCCGTCTCGCTTGGGCCTGCGTTACGTTCGCTGCTTTATCGCTTACGCAAAGAAGGATCTGCTCGCATGCAAGGTGCGGCTTGGGGTGGCTTGGCGATCACCGGTGAAGCCAATACCGAGCAGCTTTCGCAAGCCCTTTCCAGCTGGTACGACGCCGCCTCACACTATGACGGTCGCCAACATCTGCGCAGCCGCTTACAAGGGTTACTGGTTCCCCTGTTACCTCTGATTGAAGCGGAAGCAAGTTGGCTCGACGGGCTTCAAGTGCGGCTCGAAGCATCTGACGATTCCGAATTTCTGACACGTTTGCCAGCGCTGCGGGCTGGATTCGATTCGGTCTCGCCCAACGAGCGAGCCCGCCTGCTGACCGAACGGCTAGAGATCTTGGAACCAGACGGCCCAGGCAACATCCGCCGAATGCTGCTTGAAGATCCTTTGGCGATGGCTGCCGCCAGTTCAACAGATCGCGTCGGACGAGAAGCAATCAGCAGATTAATCCCTGACTTTGTGATGCACGAACCAGGCAAGCACGATGCCTATGCTCGCCCGGTCACGGTGAGTGAACCTCCAGGGCAGATATCGCTGGCTGATCGCTGGCGGCTTGTATTAGGAGTTCAGGGAACCACTGGAAAAAAAAGTCAACGTGTGGCTTCGACGCTAGATGAACTCTATGGAGGCGCCGTTCGCCCAGGACGCGGTTACCACGACGACCTAGTCCCTTCCAACCGTGGCGGAACAGAAAAAGCGACTCCCACCGCGCGAGAATGGCTGCACGAACTATCCGGTTTGTTTGGCAAAGACCTGTGTGAGGAAATCGCCGCCGAGGCAGCCACAGGCAATCGCCCGGCATTGCTAGAGCATTTAGATGGTGACCAGGTTCGTCCGTCCGTGGCGTTGCTCGAACAGGTTCTCTCGCTCAAAGGCGCGCTGCCGGAGTCAGAGTTAGCCCTGCTGCGGCAATTAGCTCGCAAGATCACCCAGCGTTTGGCCCAGCAGCTTGCCAATCGCTTGCGACCAGCCCTCAATGGTCTCAGTACGGCTCGCTCTACCCGACGCAAGCAGCGCAAGGTCGACTTTCCTCGCACGATACGCGAGAACCTGGCGACCGCTTATCGCCGCGAAAATGGCAGCATCGCTTTGGCTCCGCGTCGAATGTCGTTTCGAGCACCGAGTCGCAAGCAAATGGACTGGCACTTGATATTCGTCGTCGACGTCTCTGGGTCGATGGAGCCTTCGGTTATCTACAGCGCGTTGATGGGAGCAATTTTCTCGGCCTTGCCTGCGATTGATGTTCGCTTCTTTGCGTTCAGCACCGAAGTAATTGACCTGTCAGATCAAGTCGACGACCCTTTGTCGCTCTTGATGGAGGTTCAAGTTGGTGGCGGAACGCACATTGGCTTGGGACTACGAGCAGCCAGCGAAGCCGTGAAAAACCCATCACGTACGATCGTGGTACTGGTTTCTGATTTTGAGGAAGGAGTTTCCATTGGGCGCATGCTGGGGGAAGCTGCGACGCTTGTTGAGTCAGGCGTCAAGCTATTGGGGCTTGCGGCGCTCGACGACGAAGCCAACCCCCGCTATCACGCAGGCAATGCCTCAGCCCTAGCCGGCGCTGGTATGTCGGTGGCCGCGGTAACTCCCGAACGGTTGGCCCAATGGGTTGGAGATCAGATTCGAGGTGCCAACGCATGA
- a CDS encoding DUF1592 domain-containing protein: protein MKFASLSRSCLVCVALASLFVSRASYAEPASAVQLQQTFESTVQPFLQTHCLDCHNQDSPEAELDLSQFPTVDSVAKDHQRWALVLDRLSVGDMPPEDYEQQPTDPLRNKVITWVKSLRAHEGEKQAGDPGFVPVRRLSNAEYNYTIRDLTGVDIQPTKDFPIDPANEAGFDNSAASLNTSPALVKKYLDAARQVADHLALTPSGFVFAPHPVIAHTDRDKFCVNRIVDFYKRQPTDYAPYFLAAWQFKQSDQTKQSLEQIALEANLSPKYLKTVWEELNRELEPLGPIAALQILWNTIPVDASQADAEKVCQQMEAFINDLRPKLKPVVDNLQSPHIANGSQPLVIWKNQQMASNHTKYARWSARKLSQWKLPAGSPAVQAMVVPESLADREKHEAEFERFCTIFPDAFYISERGRVFQNEASRGRLLSAGFHNQQGYFRDDDPLYQMVLDEAGQAELDRLWQEFNLIAEAPQRQYRSFLWYERAESSFMRDEVFDLHRSEDKDSISNAKMNALQALYLEKALRLGADETAEQAIVDYFQSMQRTFRALEQAEVASHPSHLLALQSFAEKAFRRPLTTAEKENLIDFYHYLREEEQLAHEEAIRDCVVSVLMSPKFFFHLGSPAQVSETPVPLDDYALANRLSYFLWSSLPDEELLAHAAAGNLHEQEVLSAQIKRMVKDPKVQALAIEFGGNWLDFRRFEEHNAVDRMRFPTFDNNLRQAMFEEPVRFFTDLARRDGSVLDFLYADYTFANQALARHYGIAMLSHTKIDPDGWFRVNNASQYGRGGLLPMSVFLTQNAPGLRTSPVKRGYWVAKRVLGEHIPAPPADVPELPADESKSELSLREALAKHREIASCASCHQRFDSLGLVFEGYGPVGERRTEDLGGRPVDTNADFPNGNEGDGLAGLMQYIRESRQEDFLDNLNRKLLAYALGRTLQLSDEKLLREMQTELATNDYRFSALLETIVTSPQFLNQRGAAASP, encoded by the coding sequence ATGAAATTTGCGTCACTTTCTCGCTCTTGCCTGGTCTGCGTTGCCCTGGCCTCGCTATTTGTGTCGCGTGCGAGCTACGCCGAGCCTGCCTCTGCAGTTCAACTGCAGCAAACATTCGAATCGACCGTTCAGCCTTTTTTGCAGACGCACTGCCTTGATTGCCACAACCAAGATTCGCCTGAGGCTGAACTCGATTTAAGCCAGTTTCCGACCGTTGATTCTGTGGCGAAGGATCATCAACGCTGGGCTCTCGTGCTCGATCGTCTCTCAGTCGGCGACATGCCACCGGAAGATTATGAACAACAACCCACCGATCCCCTGCGGAACAAAGTGATCACCTGGGTGAAATCACTTCGCGCGCATGAAGGCGAAAAACAGGCTGGCGACCCTGGCTTCGTCCCGGTGCGACGTTTGAGCAATGCGGAATACAACTACACGATTCGTGACCTAACCGGGGTCGATATTCAACCGACAAAAGACTTTCCAATCGACCCGGCCAACGAAGCCGGCTTCGACAATTCGGCTGCCTCTCTGAACACATCCCCGGCGTTGGTTAAAAAATATCTAGATGCCGCGCGGCAAGTCGCCGATCACTTGGCCCTCACGCCCAGCGGTTTCGTCTTCGCCCCTCACCCGGTGATTGCCCATACCGACCGCGATAAATTTTGCGTCAATCGGATCGTCGATTTCTACAAGCGACAACCGACCGATTATGCTCCCTATTTTCTAGCCGCTTGGCAGTTCAAGCAGTCTGATCAAACCAAGCAATCTCTGGAACAAATTGCTCTGGAAGCGAATCTCAGCCCTAAATACCTGAAAACGGTTTGGGAGGAATTGAATCGCGAATTAGAACCCCTGGGCCCCATCGCCGCTTTGCAAATTTTATGGAACACAATTCCCGTCGACGCTTCCCAGGCAGACGCCGAGAAAGTCTGCCAACAAATGGAAGCTTTCATAAACGACTTGCGGCCCAAACTGAAACCGGTGGTCGATAACTTGCAATCGCCTCATATCGCGAACGGCTCGCAGCCGTTGGTCATCTGGAAGAACCAACAGATGGCCAGCAACCATACGAAATATGCTCGCTGGAGTGCCCGGAAATTATCCCAATGGAAATTGCCCGCAGGTTCGCCTGCCGTCCAGGCAATGGTCGTTCCGGAATCGCTCGCCGATCGTGAGAAGCATGAGGCCGAGTTCGAGCGGTTCTGCACAATATTTCCTGATGCTTTTTATATTTCCGAGCGGGGACGTGTCTTTCAAAATGAAGCATCACGCGGGCGATTGTTAAGTGCTGGCTTCCATAACCAGCAAGGCTATTTCCGCGATGACGATCCCCTTTACCAAATGGTGCTTGATGAAGCAGGCCAGGCGGAACTCGATCGCCTGTGGCAAGAGTTCAACTTAATTGCCGAAGCCCCCCAGCGGCAATACCGCTCGTTTTTGTGGTACGAACGCGCCGAGTCAAGCTTTATGCGGGACGAGGTTTTCGATTTGCATCGCTCGGAAGACAAGGACTCGATCAGCAATGCCAAGATGAACGCACTGCAAGCGTTGTACCTGGAAAAGGCGCTGCGTCTTGGCGCGGATGAAACTGCTGAACAAGCAATCGTCGACTACTTCCAAAGCATGCAGCGAACCTTTCGTGCGTTAGAGCAAGCCGAAGTTGCTTCCCATCCGAGCCACCTGCTCGCCTTGCAGTCTTTCGCGGAAAAGGCGTTTCGTCGTCCTCTAACCACCGCCGAAAAAGAAAATCTTATAGACTTCTACCATTACCTTCGTGAAGAAGAACAACTCGCTCATGAAGAGGCAATTCGCGATTGCGTGGTCAGCGTGCTGATGTCTCCCAAGTTTTTCTTTCACTTAGGTTCGCCAGCCCAAGTTTCAGAGACACCGGTTCCTTTAGACGACTACGCCCTGGCCAACCGGCTTAGCTATTTTCTGTGGAGCAGTTTGCCAGACGAAGAACTATTGGCGCACGCTGCCGCAGGCAATCTCCATGAACAGGAGGTTCTCTCTGCCCAGATCAAACGCATGGTGAAGGATCCTAAAGTGCAAGCTCTGGCCATCGAGTTTGGTGGCAACTGGCTCGACTTTCGCCGTTTTGAAGAACACAACGCCGTCGATCGTATGCGTTTCCCCACGTTCGACAACAACCTGCGTCAGGCCATGTTTGAAGAGCCGGTCCGGTTCTTTACCGACTTGGCCAGGCGAGATGGATCGGTCCTTGATTTTCTGTACGCCGACTACACCTTCGCCAACCAGGCACTCGCGCGGCATTACGGCATTGCAATGCTCAGCCATACAAAGATTGATCCAGATGGTTGGTTTCGCGTGAACAACGCCAGCCAATACGGACGGGGTGGTTTGCTGCCGATGTCAGTTTTTCTCACCCAAAATGCTCCTGGCCTACGGACGAGTCCGGTCAAGCGTGGCTACTGGGTTGCCAAACGGGTGCTGGGCGAACATATTCCGGCTCCGCCTGCCGATGTTCCCGAACTTCCCGCCGATGAATCCAAGAGCGAGCTATCGCTGCGTGAGGCCTTGGCCAAACATCGCGAGATCGCCAGCTGCGCGAGTTGCCATCAACGTTTCGATTCGCTCGGCTTAGTTTTCGAGGGCTACGGTCCTGTGGGGGAACGACGTACGGAAGACCTGGGGGGCCGCCCGGTCGATACCAACGCCGATTTCCCAAATGGCAACGAAGGAGACGGCCTGGCAGGGCTAATGCAGTACATTCGCGAAAGCCGCCAAGAAGACTTTCTCGATAATCTAAATCGCAAGCTATTGGCTTATGCCTTAGGGCGAACGCTCCAGCTTTCCGATGAAAAGCTGCTGCGTGAAATGCAAACAGAACTTGCCACGAATGACTATCGCTTTTCAGCGCTACTCGAAACGATTGTAACCAGTCCCCAATTCCTCAACCAACGCGGCGCCGCCGCTTCTCCTTAA
- a CDS encoding DUF4132 domain-containing protein — translation MAKAKETLPKKSPKKAASAVDNSIPWLEADKGYALGILAGKLVARNPQGKKLSSVPKTLKDTELAEQLLAACEWLAVHRTECLWQIETWMLRSLPVPREVLEAVWPDPDWSDMLRNLVVVAADAKGTPQASQTGLLRDVDAKKGMGVVDRDGETQWLKTPQIMIPHPILIDGIEDLREIAADMEFTQAVEQLFRPIFSATAEQNKSERITDFRQGKFDQLNFVTSLCRRLGYQVRGGYACNKVWENGTPMEARFWVGEGAPEYETYTDDLVFVDEEQKPQAIANVGPVTFSEGMRMASQIYAKRKVEQEEKEGDEA, via the coding sequence ATGGCGAAAGCGAAGGAAACTCTTCCCAAGAAGAGCCCAAAGAAGGCGGCTTCTGCCGTTGATAACTCGATCCCTTGGTTAGAAGCCGATAAAGGCTACGCGTTAGGAATTCTGGCTGGCAAGCTTGTCGCCCGCAATCCGCAAGGCAAAAAGTTGTCTTCCGTTCCCAAGACGCTGAAAGATACCGAACTAGCCGAACAACTTTTGGCGGCGTGCGAATGGTTGGCCGTCCATCGGACCGAGTGTTTATGGCAGATCGAAACATGGATGTTGCGTTCGCTGCCGGTCCCACGCGAGGTCTTAGAAGCCGTTTGGCCTGATCCCGATTGGAGCGACATGCTGCGGAACTTGGTCGTCGTTGCCGCAGATGCGAAAGGGACGCCCCAAGCCAGTCAAACGGGGCTGTTGCGGGATGTCGACGCGAAGAAGGGAATGGGGGTCGTCGATCGCGATGGCGAAACACAGTGGTTGAAGACACCCCAGATCATGATCCCTCACCCGATTTTGATCGACGGGATCGAAGACCTGCGGGAAATTGCCGCCGACATGGAATTTACCCAAGCGGTCGAGCAACTCTTTCGACCGATATTTTCGGCCACAGCCGAGCAAAACAAGAGCGAACGGATTACGGATTTCCGCCAGGGGAAATTCGACCAATTGAACTTTGTCACCTCGCTCTGCCGACGCCTCGGTTACCAGGTGCGCGGAGGCTATGCGTGTAACAAAGTGTGGGAAAACGGCACGCCCATGGAAGCTCGATTCTGGGTTGGTGAAGGGGCCCCAGAGTATGAAACATACACAGACGATTTAGTCTTCGTAGATGAAGAGCAAAAACCGCAAGCGATTGCTAACGTAGGGCCGGTAACGTTCAGCGAAGGGATGCGAATGGCATCGCAGATTTATGCCAAACGTAAGGTCGAGCAAGAAGAAAAAGAAGGAGACGAGGCATGA
- a CDS encoding ATP-binding protein has translation MAKKKTSSPRTRSTSTSNADVQLASAEVRYAEQLAFLRAIDQAPRPPGWMLSPAAVVDFICGTRGEALRVPAALKLPAGLPKSLVIPAKFVGSRALVERCVVTLAGERGLMLVGQPGTAKSMLGELLAVAISGSSGLTVQGTAGASEDHLRYGWNYSMLLDQGPRPEALVPSPVLTAMREGKLVRIEELTRCLPEVQDGLISLLSERRLMIPELEGEICSVFARPGFNIVATANLRDRGVSEMSAALKRRFNFETVHPIADPQQEIELVRSRAIAVLADTGLTTQLDARLLELLVTTFRDLRDGNTAEGWSVERPASVMSTAEAVTIAAAIARQGVFFPAQRDPISLLPGHLLGVVLKDNVEDRERLLAYWDGPIRRRSENDAHWKRMYELRDVLEESSEGP, from the coding sequence ATGGCCAAGAAGAAAACTTCGTCACCGCGCACGCGCAGTACATCCACCTCCAACGCCGACGTTCAACTTGCCTCTGCCGAGGTTCGTTACGCCGAACAACTTGCGTTCTTACGCGCCATCGACCAGGCCCCTCGGCCCCCAGGTTGGATGCTATCTCCCGCAGCCGTGGTCGATTTTATTTGCGGCACACGGGGCGAAGCCTTACGTGTTCCCGCTGCTCTTAAATTACCAGCCGGTCTGCCGAAATCGCTGGTCATACCGGCGAAGTTTGTCGGCTCAAGGGCATTGGTCGAACGCTGCGTTGTGACCTTAGCAGGCGAACGAGGCTTAATGCTTGTTGGGCAGCCAGGAACGGCCAAAAGCATGCTGGGCGAGCTTTTGGCCGTTGCCATCAGTGGTTCCAGCGGATTAACCGTGCAAGGCACAGCCGGGGCCAGCGAAGATCACTTACGCTACGGCTGGAACTACTCGATGCTATTGGACCAAGGCCCGCGCCCCGAGGCATTAGTTCCTTCCCCGGTCCTCACCGCGATGCGGGAAGGTAAGCTGGTGCGGATCGAAGAGCTAACGCGCTGTCTGCCCGAGGTTCAAGACGGGCTCATCAGCTTGCTTAGCGAACGCCGCTTGATGATTCCGGAACTCGAAGGAGAAATATGCAGCGTGTTTGCCCGGCCAGGATTTAACATTGTGGCCACAGCCAACCTCCGCGACCGAGGCGTTTCCGAAATGTCGGCGGCATTGAAGCGACGTTTCAATTTCGAAACCGTACACCCAATTGCCGATCCGCAGCAAGAGATCGAGCTCGTCCGTAGCCGTGCCATCGCGGTTTTGGCCGATACCGGGCTGACAACTCAGCTTGACGCCCGCTTGCTAGAGCTTCTAGTCACCACGTTCCGCGATCTGCGAGATGGCAACACGGCAGAGGGCTGGAGTGTGGAACGTCCCGCTTCGGTGATGAGCACCGCAGAAGCCGTTACGATTGCTGCCGCGATCGCGCGACAAGGGGTTTTCTTTCCCGCCCAGCGCGATCCCATTTCGCTTCTGCCGGGACATCTTCTAGGAGTTGTGCTGAAGGATAACGTGGAAGATCGAGAGCGCCTGCTTGCCTACTGGGATGGTCCTATCCGCCGACGTAGCGAGAACGATGCCCATTGGAAACGAATGTACGAACTTCGTGACGTGCTTGAAGAATCTTCTGAGGGGCCGTAG
- a CDS encoding DUF1552 domain-containing protein codes for MSAKGKSDLSRRMFLRGTGVAMALPWLESVPVWGNEAPAQSDEAPAAPKRFAALFMGCGVNPEKWWAKGEGEQMELGPSLEPMTKLKSKLNVVHGLFNKSATGVGIHPGQTGNILSGVALQKGAELRGGISMDQVIAEHFRDQTEQPSMVLGCEQPVTGYHETNFSMAYSSHISWQNATSPVPMEAYPSLAFDNLFNNQGNRRNQSVLDRVREEVTSLNGQVSAADRGRLDEYLTSVREVEKRIQASRNHKEKADQRAKHQNKPVVAMKRPDDGLPEDIREHMRLMCDIIAIGFQTDKTRVASLLMCRDISGMFYPFLGVRTAHHGASHDDRSDSYHKITHYYVSQYAYLAEKLDSMKEGERSVLDNSCLMFINSMWSGSAHDSSKVPLLLTGGLGDTLPTGRSLDYSKKKDADRKLCSLYLGLMNRMGVPQKQFGDANTQLAGL; via the coding sequence ATGTCTGCAAAAGGAAAGTCAGATCTCTCTCGTCGAATGTTTCTTCGCGGCACCGGCGTTGCGATGGCCTTGCCGTGGTTGGAATCGGTCCCTGTTTGGGGAAACGAAGCTCCTGCCCAATCAGACGAAGCCCCGGCCGCCCCTAAGCGTTTTGCGGCGCTGTTCATGGGCTGCGGTGTGAATCCTGAAAAGTGGTGGGCTAAGGGGGAAGGGGAACAAATGGAACTAGGCCCAAGCCTGGAACCGATGACCAAGCTGAAGAGCAAATTGAACGTCGTTCATGGTCTCTTCAATAAATCGGCCACCGGCGTTGGCATCCATCCGGGGCAGACCGGGAACATCCTCTCTGGCGTGGCGCTCCAGAAAGGGGCTGAACTTCGTGGCGGAATTAGCATGGACCAAGTCATCGCCGAACATTTTCGCGATCAGACCGAGCAACCCAGCATGGTGCTCGGGTGCGAGCAACCGGTGACAGGCTACCACGAAACCAATTTCTCGATGGCCTACAGCTCGCATATTTCCTGGCAAAATGCGACCTCGCCGGTTCCCATGGAAGCCTACCCTTCCCTGGCCTTCGATAACCTGTTCAACAACCAGGGCAATCGTCGTAATCAAAGCGTGCTCGATCGCGTTCGCGAAGAAGTCACTTCCCTTAACGGTCAAGTAAGTGCCGCCGACCGAGGACGACTCGACGAGTACCTGACCAGCGTTCGAGAAGTTGAAAAACGCATTCAAGCTTCCCGCAACCATAAAGAAAAAGCAGACCAACGGGCCAAACACCAGAACAAACCTGTCGTCGCAATGAAACGCCCCGACGACGGTCTGCCGGAAGATATTCGCGAACACATGCGACTAATGTGCGATATCATCGCCATCGGTTTTCAGACCGACAAAACACGCGTTGCCTCGTTGCTGATGTGCCGCGACATCTCGGGCATGTTCTATCCGTTCCTTGGCGTGCGGACCGCGCATCATGGTGCCTCGCACGATGACCGCTCGGACTCTTACCACAAAATCACGCACTATTATGTAAGCCAGTACGCCTACCTGGCTGAAAAGCTCGATAGCATGAAAGAAGGTGAACGGAGCGTTCTCGATAACTCTTGTCTCATGTTCATCAACAGCATGTGGTCAGGCAGTGCCCACGATTCCAGCAAGGTTCCCCTTTTGCTAACCGGCGGTCTAGGCGACACGCTCCCCACTGGACGATCGCTCGACTACTCTAAGAAAAAAGACGCCGACCGCAAACTTTGCAGTCTGTATCTCGGCCTCATGAACCGGATGGGAGTCCCACAAAAACAGTTCGGTGATGCCAACACGCAACTTGCCGGCTTGTAA